GTATGAACTTGTCATTGTTTTGACATTTATCAATTATATTCGTTTATGCATATGTGTTGTTGATTTTCATCTCCGCAGGAGATATTGTTACCTAAACGAACAGGAGGAATGATGTCGCTTACTTCCCTACAACTCTTTAAGAATCTGTCTGATGAAACACGTCTGGGTATTGTTCTCATACTCAGAACTATGGGGGAGTTGTGCGTATGTGATCTTTGCACTGCACTTGATCAATCACAGCCTAAGATCTCCCGGCATCTGGCTATGTTGCGAGAAAGTGGGATTTTGCTTGATAGTAAACACGGTAAATGGGTTCATTACCGGTTGTCCCCACACATTCCTTCATGGGCTGCACAGATTATTGAGCAGGCCTGGTTAAGCCAACAGGACGATCTTCAGGCCATCGCCCGCAAACTGGCTTCAGTCAACTGCACTAACAGCAGTAAGGCTATTTGTATTTAAAAATTTGCCTGAATATATATGATTTTCCACATATGAGGTATTGAGAATGAAAACGCTAGCGGTATTCGACCCGGCAATGTGTTGTAGCACCGGAGTCTGCGGTACTGATGTCGATCAGGCTCTGGTTGATTTTTCCGCGGATGTGCAATGGCTGAAACAACGAGGTGTTCAGGTAGATCGTTTCAATCTGGCACAGCAACCGATGAGCTTTGTCCAGAACGAGAAAGTTAAAGCATTTATTGAGGCTTCTGGTGCGGAAGGGCTGCCATTACTGTTACTGGATGGCGAAACAGTGATGGCCGGGCGTTATCCGAAACGGGCTGAACTTGCACGGTGGTTTGGAATTCCGCTGGAGAAAGTAGGATTAGCGCCTTCAGGCTGCTGCGGTGGTAATACTTCTTGTTGTTAAGTATGTCAGGAGGACATATGAAATTCTTACAGAACATCCCCCCTTATCTGTTTTTTACTGGTAAAGGAGGCGTTGGTAAAACCTCTATTTCCTGCGCCACGGCGATCCGTCTGGCAGAACAGGGTAAACGAGTGCTGCTGGTCAGTACCGATCCGGCCTCAAACGTAGGCCAGGTCTTTGGCCAGGTTATTGGCAATACTATTCAGCCAATAGCCACTGTTCCTGGATTGTCGGCACTTGAGATTGATCCTCAGGCCGCTGCGCAACAGTACCGGGCCAGAATCGTTGACCCTATTAAAGGTGTCCTGCCTGATGACGTCGTTAGCAGCATCAACGAACAACTGTCTGGTGCATGCACAACAGAGATTGCGGCTTTTGATGAGTTTACCGGATTACTGACAGACGCCTCTTTGCTGACCCGGTTTGACCATATCATCTTTGATACCGCGCCAACCGGCCATACTATTCGCCTTCTCCAGTTGCCTGGAGCCTGGAGCAGCTTTATTGACAGCAATCCCGAGGGCGCATCCTGCCTCGGCCCGATGGCGGGGCTGGAAAAACAGCGTGAACAGTATGCCCATGCCGTTGAAGCACTGTCCGACCCAGCGCGTACCCGCCTGGTTTTAGTTGCCAGACTGCAAAAATCCACCCTGCAAGAAGTCGCCCGAACTCATTTAGAACTCGCCGCAATTGGCCTTAAAAATCAGTACCTGGTCATTAATGGCGTTCTGCCCAAAACTGAAGCGGCAAACGATACACTGGCTGCGGCTATATGGGACCGTGAACAGGAGGCGCTGGCCAATCTTCCTTCTGACCTTTCCGGTCTGCCAACTGACACGTTATTCCTCCAACCACTCAATATGGTCGGCGTGGCTGCATTAAGTGGGCTTCTCTCCTCTCAGCCTGAGGCAGCATCATCTTCTGAAGAATACATTCAGCAACGACCTGAAATTCCGTCGCTCTCAGCGTTAGTCGATGATATTGCCCGTAACGAACATGGTCTGATAATGCTAATGGGCAAAGGCGGTGTGGGGAAAACCACGATGGCGGCAGCCATTGCCGTCAGACTGGCCGAAATGGGATTTGATGTCCATCTGACCACCTCAGATCCAGCAGCACACCTCAGCACAACCCTGAACGGTAGCCTTAACAATCTGCAGGTCAGCAGAATCGATCCTCACGAGGAAACAGAACGCTATCGTCAGCATGTTCTTGATACCAAGGGTGGAGAACTGGATGAAGCGGGTAAACGCCTGCTGGAAGAAGATTTACGCTCTCCTTGTACCGAAGAGATTGCGGTCTTCCAGGCCTTTTCACGGGTGATTCGTGAAGCGGGTAAGCGCTTCGTGGTCATGGATACGGCACCCACCGGGCATACCCTACTGCTGCTGGATGCCACCGGGGCGTATCACCGCGAAATTGCTAAGAAAATGGGCGATAAAGGCCATTTCACCACGCCAATGATGCAGCTTCAGGACCCGGAGCGAACCAAAGTGTTACTGGTCACGCTGCCGGAAACCACGCCCGTGCTTGAGGCGGCAAATTTGCAGGCCGACCTTGAACGCGCAGGGATTCATCCCTGGGGCTGGATTATCAATAACAGCCTTTCCATTGCGGATACCCGTTCGCCGCTGCTTCGTCTGCGGGCGCAACAGGAACTTCCGCAGATCGAGAGTGTTAAACTCCAGCATGCCAGTCGCGTAGCTCTTGTTCCTGTACTGGCGTCAGAACCGACCGGCATCGACAAACTCAAACAACTCGCTGGTTAATTATTGTCATTATTCGGGGCAGCTTTGCTGCCCTTTCGGGAGGTTATATGTTACTGGCAGGAGCCATTTTTATCCTGACCATCGTGTTGGTTATCTGGCAGCCAAAGGGATTAGGCATTGGCTGGAGCGCCACGCTGGGTGCCGTACTGGCTCTGGCATCGGGTGTGATTCATATCGCCGATATTCCGGTGGTGTGGAATATCGTCTGGAACGCCACGGCCACCTTTATTGCCGTCATTATCATCAGTCTGTTGCTGGATGAGTCCGGCTTTTTTGAATGGGCTGCACTGCACGTTTCCCGCTGGGGCAATGGGCGTGGACGTCTGCTATTTACCTATATTGTTCTGCTCGGCGCGGCGGTGGCGGCATTGTTTGCCAACGATGGCGCGGCGTTAATTTTGACGCCGATCGTTATCGCCATGCTACTGGCGCTGGGATTCAGTAAAAGCACCACGCTGGCTTTCGTGATGGCCGCAGGGTTTATTGCCGATACCGCCAGCTTGCCACTTATCGTATCGAACCTGGTCAATATCGTTTCGGCTGATTTCTTCAAACTGGGATTCACGGAGTATGCGTCAGTTATGGTGCCGGTGGATATTGCCGCCATTGTCGCCACGCTGGTGATGCTGCATCTTTTTTTCCGCAAAGATATCCCGCCCACTTATGAGCTGGCGCGACTGAAAGAACCCGCAAAAGCCATCAAAGATCCTGCAACGTTCAGAACCGGCTGGGTTGTGCTCCTCCTTCTGCTGGTCGGTTTTTTTGTCCTTGAGCCGATGGGGATCCCTGTGAGTGCGATTGCGGCAGTGGGGGCGGCAATCCTGTTTGCGGTGGCCAAAAAAGGTCATGGTATTAACACCGGTAAAGTGCTGCGCGGCGCGCCCTGGCAGATCGTGATCTTCTCACTGGGGATGTATCTGGTGGTCTACGGGTTGCGTAACGCCGGTCTGACGGATTATCTCTCTGACGTGCTGAACGTACTGGCAGATAAAGGACTGTGGGCCGCCACGCTGGGGACGGGATTCCTGACCGCATTACTCTCTTCTATTATGAACAATATGCCGACCGTATTGATTGGCGCATTGTCAATTGATGGCAGCACCGCGACCGGTGTTATCAAAGAGGCGATGATTTATGCCAACGTCATTGGCTGCGATCTGGGGCCGAAAATCACCCCTATTGGTAGCCTGGCAACACTGCTCTGGCTGCATGTACTTTCACAGAAGAACATGACCATCACCTGGGGATACTATTTCCGCACCGGGATCGTCATGACTCTGCCTGTGCTGTTTGTAACGCTGGCCGCGCTGGCGCTACGTCTCTCTGTCACATTGTAATGAGATTCTGATATGAGCAACATCACTATTTATCACAACCCAGCCTGCGGCACCTCGCGTAATACGCTGGAGATGATCCGCAACAGCGGTACCGAGCCGACCATTATTCTTTACCTTGAGAACCCACCTTCGAGGGATGAGCTGGTTAAACTCATTGCCGATATGGGTATTTCAGTACGAGCGCTGCTGCGTAAAAACGTTGAGCCTTACGAGCAACTGGGTCTTGCAGAAGATAAATTTACTGACGATCAGCTCATCGACTTTATGTTGCAACACCCAATTCTGATTAACCGTCCGATCGTGGTTACGCCGCTGGGAACCAGACTGTGCCGTCCTTCTGAAGTGGTTCTGGATATCCTGCAGGATGCGCAGAAAGGGGCTTTCGCTAAGGAAGACGGTGAAAAGGTCGTTGATGAAGCAGGAAAACGGCTGAAATAAATAATAAGGGGGCGAATGCCCCCCTTATTCGTACCTCAGAGCATCATGCCTGAATCCGATGGTAACGTGCTGTTCCCTTCGCCCAGATTTCGTTGCAGCAACACTGTGTCAAGCCAACGACCATGCTTGAAGCCAATATTTTTCAGCGTACCAATCTCAGTAAATCCAACCTGCTGATGGACTTTCAGCGAACCTTGATTATTGCTATCGCCAACAATAGCAATCATCTGCCGATAGCCGTGAGTTTCTGCCCAGGCAATGACGTAGCGCAGCAACGCTTTTCCTGTCCCCTGACGCTGTGCGTCCGGGTGAATATAAATCGAATCTTCGAGAGTGTGGCGGTAGGCGTAGCGTTCACGGTAACGAGTGAGATAACAATACCCGATAACCTTTTCTTCCTCTAACGCGACAACCCACGGTAGCGCCTGATTGCGGATCTTTTTCAGGCGGGTAAGCATCTCGTGGGTATCCGGAGGTTCAGTTTCAAAGCTGGCGGTACCGTGAAGAACATGATGGGCGTAGATATCGCGTATAGCGGGGATGTGCTTTTCTTCTGCGTTAACGATTTTCATTGTTCTGTTCCCGTTGGCATCTTTTTCAAGGTTACTTGAAAATCCTGAGGAAAGGTAAATACAAAAGCTTATGACCCAATAATCAGGCTAATCTTCAATCCCATCTTTTGTTTTCATTCATGCAGGGAGACAAATATGTGCTTCCAGTACCCATATTTTTTATGTTACTTTTCCGTTATATCTAAAATGACATAACGGAAAAGGGAAACACATGTCCTCAGAATCAAAACGGAACGGAAAAGGTTTTTTATCAGGCACGTTAATAGGTGCTTTAGGCGGCTTAATTGGCCTCGGTGGCGCTGAGTTCCGCCTTCCCGTCCTGATGGGTAGTTTCAAAATGCCGACGCTTGAAGCGGTTATTTTTAACAAAGCGATGAGCCTTACTGTTGTCGCTGTTGCGTTGATATTCCGCACAAAATCCATCGCCGTCGACCAGCTGTTTGCTCATCTTGATATTGTCATCAATTTGCTGGCCGGGAGCCTTATCGGTGCATGGTGGGCAGCAGGAAGAGCCATAAAAATGTCCCGTATCTGGCTGGACAGAACCATTCTGCTCCTGCTTGTTATCCTGTCATTCGTCATGCTTTCAGAAGCATGGATGCCTCTGCATGATAGCTCCGCTGGATTATTCCAGCCCGGAATCGCGACCATTATTGCGGGTGTTATTGCGGGTTTCTTCATCGGGAATGTTGCTGCTCTGCTGGGTGTTGCAGGGGGAGAGCTCCTGATACCAACCATTGTTATCCTTTTTGGGGCAGACATCAAACTAGCAGGCAGTTTGTCACTCATGATCAGTTTACCGACGATGATTGTGGGGTTCTCTCGCTACACTAATGCAGATGCTTTCCAGATCCTGAGAAAAGAGAAAAAACTTTTTGTGTGGATGGTCATCGGTTCCGTTATAGGTGCCGCTATTGGGGGCCTTATGCTCGGTATGTTCCCGGTAAGAGTACTTATGACTCTGTTAGGCGCGGTACTTCTTATTTCCGCGATCAAAACCTTTAAGCATACCCGGCAAAGATAATAGCCGTTTACGCTTTGGACTATTCCGCATTACAGAGAAAATGATTTCGAAAAGGTATCAGAATGAAAAATAATCCCCTTAAATCAAACTTAATCTTAGTCAGACCGAGGATCTATATTAACGACAACATCTCGCTGGGGCCGGGGAAGGTTGACCTTTTAAGGGCGATTGATGGCTTTCACTCTCTTTCTGCGGCAGCTAAAGATTTGGGGATACCTTATAAAAGAGCATGGCTCTTAATTGACACTTTGAATAAGGGAATTGGTCAGCCAGTTGTAATCACTTCCACTGGTGGTAACAAAGGTGGTGGGACAGTTCTGACGCCATTGGGGCGAAGCCTGCTGACCTGGTATGACCAGGCTGAGGCCCACCTCAATGAGCAATCTCAGCAACAGTTAATAGAACTTGAAAAGATTCTTTTTGGAAAATGACAGAGGCCTTTGTTATCCATCGGGAAAATAGAGCGACAGCAAAGCATGAAGGGGGCTAATGCCCCCTCCATTGTTACTTCGCCATCTCTTCCAGCAGGTCAATACCAACCGGCTCTTCGCTCTGTAGCGCTGTTAATGCAATACGTTCTGCATGCTGCTCTTCCACATCAGAGATGAGAGGCAACTCGCGGTTCGCCCTGGTCCTCAGGAAAGGTGAAGACGGTTCAGCTGCCGCCAGACTGTTATTAACAACCCATGCCCACGGCTCGATGCCAGCGCGACGCAAATCCTGCTGCAGGTTTGCTGCTTCCAATACAGGTGTCGTTTCGGCAAGCGTCACGATAATCACCTTCGTCTTCTCCGGGTCCTGCAATTGCATCATTGGCGTCATCACATGGTCATGTGTTTGCCCCATCTGGCGCACCATTTCCCGGTGATAGGCTCCCGTAGCATCCAGTAGCAGAAGTGTGTGACCCGTTGGCGCGGTGTCCATAATGACAAAATGGTCGTCTGCCTCTTTGATGATCCGAGAGAATGCCTGGAAGACGGCAATCTCTTCAGTGCATGGTGAGCGGAGGTCTTCCTCCAGCACCGCCAGCCCTTCTGCATCTAATCCTTTGCCCTGATTTTCCAGGACAAAGCGGCGATAACGTTCTGTCTCTACCTTTGGGTCGATACGACTGACCTGAAGATTGGGCAGTGAGCCATCCAGCGTGTAAGACAGATGTGCTGCCGGATCGGATGTGGTCAGGTGGACTTTGTGGCCACGTTTCGCCAGCGATACCGCGACTGATGCCGCAACGGTCGTTTTGCCCACTCCGCCTTTACCCATCGTCATGACCAGCCCTTTGCCTGTCTGGCTGAGTTCATCCACCAGTGAGGATAGTTTCGGCAAATCCAGAGTATTCAGCGTGGTAGCAGGGAGAGCCGGTGCGGCTTTGCTCTCTGTAAATAACTCCCGCAATGCTTCCAGACCGACCAGGTTAAATGGCTTCAGATACAGCTGTGAGCGGGGAAGATTAGCCAGATTATCAGGCATTGCCTGTAATGCTTTTTCTGCCCGAGCCAGAATGCTTTGCGCCAGTGGATCATCCTCACCAGCAAACGGCGGCAGCACACCATTGATGGCAATGTGCTGATGCTGCAAACCGATAGCAGACAGCTCATCGTGCGTATGAGAAACTTCTTTCAGCGTTGAAGCCTGGGCACGGGCAACCAGCACTAAGCGTGTAAGAGCTGCATCAGACAGCGCTTTAACTGCATCGGAGTACTGGTGCTGTTGTTTCTCCAGCCCTACCAGAGGCCCGAGGTTTGCAGCGGCATCAGGGTTCGCTTCCAGATAACCGCTCCAGGCTCCCGGCAATTCAAGCATGCGGATGGTGTGACCGGTTGGCGCGGTATCAAATACAATATGGTCATATTTTTCCCGCAGCTCATGATTGGTTAGCAGACCGGTAAACTCATCAAACGCAGCGATTTCCGTGGTGCATGAGCCAGAGAGCTGCTCTTCAATGCTGCTGACCACATCGGCTGGCATCAGCTCGCGGACCGGGTCGAGCACACGGTCACGATAGGCTTGTGCTGCAGCCATCGGATCAACTTCCATCGCGGCAAGATTTTCTACTGTACTAATATCTGTGATTCGGTGGCCGATAGTCTGGCTAAATACCTGGCCGACATTGGAAGCCGGATCGGTACTCACCAGAAGCGTTCTCTTACCCTGATCGGCCAGCCATACCGCAGTAGCACAGGCCAGAGATGTTTTACCCACGCCACCTTTACCGGTGAAGAAGATGAACGGGGGAATGTTTTTTAAAAATGGCATATTCATCTGTGATAGCTCCTCTGGAATTAAGGCATACGTGGAATGCTGCAGCAGCGTGGTTGTGTGCTGTCTTCACTCCAGTCCTGAGTAAGCGGAATACCTGACCAACGGGCGATATCTTCACGCGTCGGGAGTTTGCCTGCCATCACGAGCTGCCCATCGAGCAAGGTGACAGGGAGGGACTCCATCCCTGATGTGTTCAGAAACTCTTTGATGACAGGGGTATTCAGGAACTGCTGCGGGTTTTTCGCAAGGCTGTAGCGCTGAATATCAACACCATTCTTTTTCGCCCATTCGGCGCTGGCGTTCCATTTGACTGCTTCGTCGCTGACCACAACGCTACTGGTTGCGCAGCAGCCTGCTGCTTCAAAGATCTCAATTTTTGACATGGACTGTGTACCTCAGTGTTAAGTCATTTGGTTTTACACTGAGGTAAACGAAGGTGGCGGGAAAAAGATGCGCGATTAATTCATTTTTTTGTGGCAGCAGACGTGGGAAGTGTCATCCACCTGAATCTGGCAGAGTTCTTTCATCGTCTCTTTCAGGTGCTTTCTGGCCCTTAGCAAACGGGATTTAAAAGCTGTAAGCGTGATACCCCATTCATCGGCCAGGGACTGCTGGGGACGCCGGTTAAGGTCGGACTCTTCAATCAACCACCGCTCATCTTCGGGTAAAGCCTGTAATGTTTCAGGCAGGCAAATATCCAGCGTTGAGATTGCATCAGGGGATGCGTCTGTTAATAGGGCATCTTCTTCCAGCTCAACAAACTCCCTGGTGGTTCGGTACTCATCAATCAGCAGATTCCTCGCCACCCGATACAACCAGGCTCGCGGATTTTCCATCTCACAAAAAATGTCTGAATGGGCTCGGGCACGCAGGAAAAGGTCTTGCAGAAGGTCTGCTGCTTTTTCGCTATCACCTGTCTTCGATATCAGAAAGCGAGAAAATTCGCCTTCATGCTGCCGCCAGAACACGCTCATACAGCGGTTGAATGCTGGTATGTCACTCATACTAACCTTCAAATTTTGCTCTGATTAACCCGTCGGGAAAGTTCTTCTGCAGACTCTTTTCGTTCACTGTAGCGATCGACAAGATAGGCAGCATTTGCCCGGGTCAACAATGTAAACTTCATCAATTCTTCCATCACATCTACGATGCGGTCGTAATATGATGACGGTTTCATACGTCCATCGTCATCAAACTCCTGCCAGGCTTTTGCCACCGAGGACTGGTTCGGAATAGTGATCATTCTCATCCAACGACCAAGCACGCGCATCTGGTTGACTGTGTTGAATGACTGGGAACCTCCACACACTTGCATAACAGCCAGAGTTTTTCCCTGAGAAGGACGAACAGCACCTTCAGATAATGGTATCCAGTCAATTTGTGCCTTCATAATACCAGTCATCGCTCCGTGTCGTTCCGGAGAGCACCACACCATTCCTTCAGACCAGCGAACCAGTTCACGCAACTCCATAACTTTTGGATGAGACTCCGGTGCATCATCAGGAAGTGGAAGGCCAGATGGATTAAAAATGCGGACTTCTGCGCCCATTGCAGTTAACAAACGACCTGCTTCCTCTGTAGCCAGTCGACTGTATGAGCGCTCGCGAACTGAGCCATAAAGCATTAGTATACGAGGGGGGTGAGATATTGTCGGTATCCCCATTTTTTGCTCAGTTATTGCAGCATCAAATAAATCAGGAACTATATTATTTAGCTTATTCATTTTTTTATTTTCCCTATAGATTCGGGACTTTAGTAGGATTGAATTCAGACGGTTCGATGCAGCTTTCGTCAATCATGACAGTTATGAGTTTTCCGGTTACTTATCCATTTTTGCCAGCGTGTTCCGCAACATCTGTTTTACTGTTTACACAGCACTCTTCACGTAAGAATTCGATGATAGCTTCCAGTATTTCGTATTGAGAGACACACATGAGCGTTCGACTCTCCCGGTTTTGTGTGACGAGCCCTACTGATACCAGGGCTGAAATATGATGACTTAACGTTGATGAGGGAATGCCAAGCTGCTTTTGCAATTCACCTACAGGCAAACCTTGTTCTCCAGCTTTTACAAGATGTTTGAATATGAACAAACGGGTCGGGTGACCCAGCTCTTTTAGTGCTTTAGCTACTTCTTCCAGTTGCATGTGACAACCCTCTGTCTAATGATATTTCGATAATACCAGAAATATCTTGACCAGAATTATATTTCGATTATTCTAGAAACGTAGATTTTGTCAAGAGGGTTTAGTATGAATAGTTGGATTTCTATGCTGCAAGATGCCGCAGAGATGTTTTTGTTTTTGGCCGTCGAGCTATCTTTGCTGTTTATTGTCATCAGTGCCGGTGTGAGCCTGATAAGGCAAAAGGTCCCGGACCATAAAATCCAGCAATTGATGGGGGCGAAAAAAGGAAAAGGCTACCTGCTGGCCTCGTTGTTGGGAGCCGTTACCCCTTTCTGTAGTTGCTCAACAATTCCAATGCTACGAGGGTTGTTGTCGGCGAAAGCAGGGTTTGGTCCGACACTCACTTTTTTGTTTGTTTCACCGTTGCTTAATCCCATTATCGTGGGGTTAATGTGGGTTACCTTTGGCTGGAAAGTAACTTTGTTGTACGCGATCATCGCTGCCGGTGTCTCAGTCCTTGCCAGTATCGTATTGGATTTACTAGGATTTGAACGTCATATTGTTGATCACAAAAACTCAGCATCAAGTGGTTGCACCACGAAATGCGATGATTCCGAAGCTTCGGTAAAAACGTCGGCGGGTTCCAGTTGTTGCAGCACTAGCTCGACTCAATTGCCTTTAAAAACGAGTTGCTGTACTTCATCAGCGAACCCCATAATTAACTTAAGGACGGTAAAGAACGAGCAGAACGTATCAGCGTGTTGTTCATCAATATCATCTGAACAACCAGCTGTTAGCTGTTGCAGCAGCGAGAATCTGGGCAATGTGAATCTCACAACGAATACCACCTCTGGCCCAATAAAGTTAGCTATGAAAGATGCCTTACAGCAGTTTAAGGATGTTCTGCCTTATCTTTTGTTAGGTGTATTAATAGGTTCATTTATTTATGGCTTTATCCCTTCAGAGTGGATTGCAGCTCATGCCGGAGCAGATAATCCCTTAGCCATACCGCTGAGTGCAGTTGTTGGTATTCCGTTGTATATCCGCGCAGAGGCAGTGATACCACTTGCATCAGTGCTGATGACTAAAGGAATGGGCCTGGGGGCATTAATGGCCTTGATAATCGGTAGTGCTGGAGCGAGTTTGACAGAAGTAATACTGCTTAAATCAATGTTCAGAATGCCTATGATAGTCGCTTTTCTGACAGTAATCCTGGGTATGGCCATACTTATGGGGTATCTGACCCAATTGCTTTTTTAATAATAATAGTAAGGGTCTTCTGGTTTCATGTTGAACAAAGAAGACCCTTTAGCTTCTGTAATCCATTTAATCAGTCTGAATGAAATAGATTATAAATTCTGCTCTGCATACCTGCTTAACCAAAGTCTCATGATTCTGATTGTCGGTACAGTGCCTGAATGTGGCATATCTGGGAGGTGCTGTACCCTGTTGCATCTGCCGTTTCTTTCTTGACCTGCCGGTAGTAAAGTACCTTTTGATGCCGTTCCTGAGCGACCTGTTTTCCCTGATATTTACCCAGCGTATGTGCGAGTTCAACTCCCTGCTTTTGGCGCTGGCGGTCAATTTGCTCGACCAGCAAAATATCATTGCGGTGACTGTCCATCAGTAAGCGACCCAGTTCCGGTCGGTCAAGTTTTGTACCGCTGATATTCTCCCGGTAGTAACTGGCTATTTTATGCCCCCGCTCCTAAACAAACTGCTCCAGCATCTCTTTTGCCCGATCGGTGAACTGATCTTCCGTCTATGCCCTTAAATAAGTTCTGATGAACATTTTTTCACCGCATTACCGCATTTAGGTTATTGCATTTAATCTATCGCATATAGGCTATGTCGTTCATTGTGTGCCGTCACGTTTAGATTATGGTGTCAGGGTATACCCTACCGCGATAACGCAACCGTACAATATTGTACTTTTCCCAAACGCAGCCCAGGAAGACAAATTATGAATTGTTTGTGCAGCGCGAGAAATACCAGGTTTAGGACTTTTATCATACTGATACTTGTCACTTTTTGTTCCCAGGCAGATATTGCCGGGAGGGTCGTTCGTGTGCTGGATGGAGATACCATTGAAGTCCTGCACGACAGCGGAACACGCAGTCGGGTCAGGCTGGCTGGTATCGATGCCCCCGAAAAAAAACAACCATTTGGCCAGCGTTCACGCCAGTCTCTGAGTGAGCTGGTGTCACAAAAACATGTCAGTATCACAGGCGAGGAATATGATCGATATGGTAGACTTCTGGGAACTGTCTGGTCAGGGCAAACTGATATCAATGCTGTCCAGTTGCAAAAGGGCATGGCATGGGCCTACAGATTCAAAGGACAGGTTAGTAATTCAGAATATGGAAAAATAGAAAATGAGGCTAAAAAAAGTCGTGCCGGACTGTGGTTTTCCCCGTCACAAACAGAACCCTGGTTATGGCGTAGGGATCATCAGAA
Above is a genomic segment from Citrobacter arsenatis containing:
- a CDS encoding arsenic metallochaperone ArsD family protein, with translation MSKIEIFEAAGCCATSSVVVSDEAVKWNASAEWAKKNGVDIQRYSLAKNPQQFLNTPVIKEFLNTSGMESLPVTLLDGQLVMAGKLPTREDIARWSGIPLTQDWSEDSTQPRCCSIPRMP
- a CDS encoding sigma-70 family RNA polymerase sigma factor; the encoded protein is MSDIPAFNRCMSVFWRQHEGEFSRFLISKTGDSEKAADLLQDLFLRARAHSDIFCEMENPRAWLYRVARNLLIDEYRTTREFVELEEDALLTDASPDAISTLDICLPETLQALPEDERWLIEESDLNRRPQQSLADEWGITLTAFKSRLLRARKHLKETMKELCQIQVDDTSHVCCHKKMN
- the arsH gene encoding arsenical resistance protein ArsH, yielding MNKLNNIVPDLFDAAITEQKMGIPTISHPPRILMLYGSVRERSYSRLATEEAGRLLTAMGAEVRIFNPSGLPLPDDAPESHPKVMELRELVRWSEGMVWCSPERHGAMTGIMKAQIDWIPLSEGAVRPSQGKTLAVMQVCGGSQSFNTVNQMRVLGRWMRMITIPNQSSVAKAWQEFDDDGRMKPSSYYDRIVDVMEELMKFTLLTRANAAYLVDRYSERKESAEELSRRVNQSKI
- a CDS encoding ArsR/SmtB family transcription factor produces the protein MQLEEVAKALKELGHPTRLFIFKHLVKAGEQGLPVGELQKQLGIPSSTLSHHISALVSVGLVTQNRESRTLMCVSQYEILEAIIEFLREECCVNSKTDVAEHAGKNG
- a CDS encoding permease, which gives rise to MNSWISMLQDAAEMFLFLAVELSLLFIVISAGVSLIRQKVPDHKIQQLMGAKKGKGYLLASLLGAVTPFCSCSTIPMLRGLLSAKAGFGPTLTFLFVSPLLNPIIVGLMWVTFGWKVTLLYAIIAAGVSVLASIVLDLLGFERHIVDHKNSASSGCTTKCDDSEASVKTSAGSSCCSTSSTQLPLKTSCCTSSANPIINLRTVKNEQNVSACCSSISSEQPAVSCCSSENLGNVNLTTNTTSGPIKLAMKDALQQFKDVLPYLLLGVLIGSFIYGFIPSEWIAAHAGADNPLAIPLSAVVGIPLYIRAEAVIPLASVLMTKGMGLGALMALIIGSAGASLTEVILLKSMFRMPMIVAFLTVILGMAILMGYLTQLLF
- a CDS encoding thermonuclease family protein yields the protein MLDGDTIEVLHDSGTRSRVRLAGIDAPEKKQPFGQRSRQSLSELVSQKHVSITGEEYDRYGRLLGTVWSGQTDINAVQLQKGMAWAYRFKGQVSNSEYGKIENEAKKSRAGLWFSPSQTEPWLWRRDHQKDDK